One stretch of Plasmodium yoelii strain 17X genome assembly, chromosome: 5 DNA includes these proteins:
- a CDS encoding endomembrane protein 70, putative, whose product MLYRFLWIFFFFFLSTFFVKNAYKEGDKVVINIKNLYSRRGITSLNYFSFHLCSSKDNNKKEERAPNIFKIISGDILYNSFIETNFKQNKTCANYCEILINDDTYNKYKYLILYNYNIIYTTDNVDIFREDPKRKGLYYSGIPIGFIKDGKYHLYNYYKIKILYNTAKPNSDSHYIVGFEVSPESRDFQNDNTCTNDETSFIMEKNKKVIFKYDIIYEKSDNSYQHRSEHYYRNLNDQSIIHWFSIINSIILIILLSGFISTILIKTLHKDINKYNRINTNIFETDDLDDRGWKLVHGDVFRKPRNSTFFSAFIGVGIQIICMIIVCAIISFIGIYKYKQRYRYVQIMFFIWVFISSISGYASSRLYKLFKSKHVKLTVFRTSLIYPFILFLIFFLINIVLKYENSNTAISFSSLIFVCILWFGISIPLICLGSYIGNKKKPTELPVRVNNIPRHIPKQPFFNSFFVSSILVGLVLFATMYTELFFLFTSLWKRNMYYLVGFLFLVIFLLGLLSAQLSIAITYYTLSCEDYNWWWKSFFAPGSSGIFLFLYSIYYFFSKLSIYTFSETFIYFAYSFIMSYTCFIYTGTAGFLASFIFLKKIYSSIKID is encoded by the exons ATGCTGTATCGATTTCtttggattttttttttttttttcctttcaACTTTTTTTGTGAAAAAT GCATATAAAGAAGGAGATAAAGttgttattaatataaaaaatttatatagtaGACGAGGAATTACGagtttaaattatttttcatttcatcTATGTTCCTCAAAagataataacaaaaaagaagaaaGAGCAccaaacatttttaaaataatatcaggggatatattatataattcattTATAGAAACTAattttaaacaaaataaaacatgtGCAAATTATTGCGAAATATTAATAAACGATGATacttataataaatataaatatttaattctatacaattataatattatatataccaCTGATAATGTTGATATATTTCGAGAGGACCCCAAACGGAAAGGCCTATACTACTCAGGAATCCCCATTGGATTCATAAAAGAT GGAAAATACCATCTCTACAActattacaaaataaaaattttatacaatACTGCAAAGCCAAACTCGGATTCGCATTACATAGTTGGGTTTGAAGTGAGTCCAGAAAG CCGAGACTTCCAAAATGACAATACATGTACTAATGACGAAACAAGTTTtataatggaaaaaaataaaaaagttatatttaaatatgatatcatatatgaaaaaagtgACAATTCTTATCAGCATAGATCTGAGCATTATTATCGAAATCTTAATGACCAAAGCATTATACATTGGTTTTCAATTATAAAcagtataatattaattattttattatctggTTTTATAAGtacaatattaataaaaacattacataaagatataaataaatataatagaatcaatacaaatatatttgaaacAGATGACTTAGATGATAGAGGCTGGAAATTAGTTCATGGCGATGTTTTTAGAAAACCACGAAattctacatttttttcagCTTTTATTGGTGTGGgtatacaaattatatgtatGATCATTGTTTGTGCTATTATATCATTCAtaggaatatataaatataagcaAAGATATAGATATGTACAAATCATGTTTTTTATCTGGGTATTTATTAGTAGTATATCTGGATATGCATCATCaagattatataaattattcaaaAGTAAACATGTCAAATTAACGGTTTTTAGAACATCATTGATATatccatttattttatttcttattttttttcttattaatattgtattaaaatatgaaaattcTAATACTGCAATATCTTTTAGTTCTTTGATATTTGTTTGTATACTTTGGTTTGGCATATCTATTCCTTTAATATGTCTTGGATCATATATtgggaataaaaaaaaacccACTGAATTACCTGTTCGTGTTAATAATATTCCAAGACATATTCCAAAACaacctttttttaattctttttttgtttcctCCATTCTGGTTGGACTCGTTTTGTTTGC GACGATGTACACCGAGTTGTTCTTTCTGTTTACTTCCTTGTGGAAAAGAAATATGTACTACTTAGTTg GCTTcttatttttagtaatattcCTCTTAGGATTGCTAAGTGCACAATTATCAATAGCCATAACATATTATACATTATCTTG tgAGGATTACAATTGGTGGTGGAAATCGTTTTTTGCCCCAGGATCTTCaggaatatttttatttttatattcaatttattattttttttctaaattaaGTATATACACTTTTTCAGaaacttttatttattttgcatattcatttattatgTCTTATacttgttttatatatactggCACAGCAGGGTTTTTAgcttcttttatttttctaaaaaaaatatattcatctaTTAAAATTGATTAA
- a CDS encoding ATP-dependent RNA helicase, with protein sequence MDVVKKLTYGLNLKNNDLMNLKEENLKPLKNIININTTTVSDINNSKKKGIIKDCESIKFSNFKKNEKLVNAYMKENDINIEYFNLNRVVTPIRFFNDIADCIENVNYDHNKLVQNVDKSDNNFSPKVNKENICDNIISENNATLLKAEMNNIGDKKIKNDEAKNDEAKNDEAKNDEVKGGEVKGGEVKGDDVKKLMNTIKNTLHFDYPTSIQKICIPSILNGFNTICISQTGSGKTCAFLIPLLLKLISYGNVSNVSNVNNDGNGGDNNVSNGGDSERGDSEGGESIYFRSLVIVPTIELGVQIYEHAITLFESFRKFNIINLQKKEIEINKNVDVCICTPLVLLQLLEKEKKISLQKCFYIVFDEVDKLFEIKFLEHVNYLLNKIKNIKIQKIFTTATLPGKVKSFINTLCINYATVYFGKNINIINNNIKQELIYINSEDDKFIVLNNLIKNKEIHIPVLIFTDSIEKCKYVYKNLIKLMENVNINNINCASYIEMLHSDKSKEDRNKIFHNLKSGNIWYLVCTDIISRGIDINGIETVINYDVCYDKYNYIHRIGRVCRSDNKREGKAITFFTKNNIKYMKDIIRFVKNSGTKIPDYLENFKFAPTPKFNHFAKPRQGQTPPKASGKASGKSSGKSSGKSAKKSAKKMSKNGRLV encoded by the coding sequence atggaTGTAGTAAAGAAATTGACGTATGGactaaatttaaaaaataacgatttgatgaatttaaaagaagaaaatttaaagccattaaaaaatataataaatataaatactaCTACAGTAtcagatataaataatagtaaaaaaaaagggaTAATAAAAGATTGCGAAtctataaaattttcaaattttaaaaaaaatgaaaagttAGTAAATGCATATATGAAGGAAAATGACATAAACATCGAGTATTTTAATTTGAACAGAGTTGTGACCCCTATTCgtttttttaatgatattgCTGATTGTATTGAAAATGTAAATTATGATCATAACAAACTTGTTCAAAATGTGGATAAATCTGACAATAATTTTTCTCCAAAAGtgaataaagaaaatatttgtgataatataatttcaGAAAATAATGCAACCCTTTTAAAAGCTGAGATGAATAATATTGgcgataaaaaaattaaaaatgacgAAGCAAAAAATGACGAAGCAAAAAATGACGAAGCAAAAAATGACGAAGTAAAAGGGGGCGAAGTAAAAGGGGGCGAAGTAAAAGGGGATGACGTGAAAAAACTTATGAATACAATAAAGAACACATTACATTTTGACTATCCCACATCTAtccaaaaaatatgtataccCTCAATTTTAAATGGGTTTAATACAATTTGCATTTCCCAAACTGGAAGTGGTAAAACATGTGCTTTTTTGATTCCACTTCTCCTAAAGTTAATTAGTTATGGGAATGTAAGTAATGTAAGTAATGTAAATAATGATGGTAATGGTGGTGATAATAATGTAAGTAATGGTGGTGATAGCGAAAGGGGTGACAGCGAAGGGGGCGAGTCGATTTATTTTCGAAGTCTTGTAATAGTCCCAACTATCGAATTGGGTGTCCAAATTTATGAACAtgcaataactttatttgaGTCGTTcagaaaatttaatataattaatcttcaaaagaaagaaattgaaattaacaaaaatgtCGATGTATGTATTTGTACACCCTTAGTACTTTTACAATTattagaaaaagaaaaaaaaataagtttgcaaaaatgtttttatattgtttttgatGAAGTAGATAAGCTTTTTGAAATAAAGTTTTTAGAACAtgttaattatttattaaataaaataaaaaatataaaaattcaaaaaatatttacaacaGCTACATTACCAGGAAAAGTTAAATCATTTATAAACACATTATGTATAAATTATGCTACTGTTTATTTtggtaaaaatataaatatcataaataataatataaagcaagaattaatttatataaatagtgaagatgataaatttattgttttaaataacttaataaaaaataaagaaatacaTATACcagttttaatatttacagATAGTAtagaaaaatgtaaatatgtttataaaaatttaataaaattaatggaaaatgttaatataaataatataaattgtgCTTCTTATATCGAAATGTTACATTCTGATAAGTCTAAAGAAgatagaaataaaatatttcacaATCTTAAGTCTGGAAATATTTGGTATCTTGTATGTACTGATATTATAAGTAGAGGTATAGATATAAATGGCATTGAAACAGTTATAAATTATGATGTATGctatgataaatataattacatTCATAGAATTGGTAGGGTTTGTAGATCAGACAATAAAAGGGAAGGTAAAGCGATTACTTTTTTtactaaaaataatattaaatatatgaaagaTATTATACGATTTGTTAAAAACAGTGGAACAAAAATTCCAGATTATTtggaaaattttaaattcgCCCCGACACCGAAATTTAACCACTTTGCTAAGCCTCGCCAGGGGCAGACCCCCCCCAAGGCGAGCGGAAAGGCAAGCGGTAAATCAAGCGGTAAATCAAGCGGTAAATCAGCCAAAAAATCAGCCAAAAAAATGAGCAAAAATGGAAGGCTAGTTTGA
- a CDS encoding deoxyribose-phosphate aldolase, putative, whose amino-acid sequence MANYTEKFAAWSVICLTDHTFLDENGTEDDIRELCNESVKTCPFAAAVCVYPKFVKFINEKIKQEINPFKPKIACVINFPYGTDSMEKVLNDTEKALDDGADEIDLVINYKKIIENTDEGLKEATKLTQSVKKLLTNKILKVIIEVGELKTEDLIIKTTLAVLNGNADFIKTSTGKVQINATPSSVEYIIKAIKEYIKNNPEKNNKIGLKVSGGISDLNTASHYILLARRFLSSLACHPDNFRIGSSSLVIKLRKVISQCPL is encoded by the coding sequence aTGGCTAATTATACAGAAAAATTCGCAGCGTGGTCAGTTATTTGCTTAACTGATCATACATTTTTGGATGAAAATGGCACTGAAGATGATATAAGGGAATTGTGTAACGAGTCAGTTAAGACATGTCCATTCGCAGCAGCAGTTTGTGTATATCCtaaatttgtaaaatttattaatgaaaaaataaaacaagaaATAAATCCATTTAAACCTAAAATCGCATGTGTAATAAATTTCCCATATGGAACAGATAGTATGGAAAAAGTTCTGAACGATACAGAAAAAGCTTTAGATGATGGAGCTGATGAAATTGATTTggttataaattataaaaaaattatagaaaatacTGATGAAGGATTAAAAGAAGCTACTAAGTTAACACAAAgtgttaaaaaattattaacaaataaaattttaaaagttATTATTGAAGTTGGTGAGCTTAAAACTGAagatttaattataaaaacaacTTTAGCAGTACTTAATGGAAATGCtgattttataaaaacatCGACAGGAAAAGTTCAAATTAATGCAACACCTTCATCAGttgaatatattataaaagcaataaaagaatatataaaaaataatcctgaaaaaaataataaaattggaTTAAAAGTATCAGGAGGAATATCCGATTTAAATACAGCTAgccattatattttattagcTAGAAGATTTTTAAGTAGTCTTGCATGTCATCCAGATAATTTTAGGATTGGATCATCATCATTAGTGATAAAATTGAGAAAAGTTATTTCTCAATGTCcattgtaa